AAAAGACGGAAAGACTAAATGGATAAAACTGCTTACGGATACGGTGGAATACAGGGGAGGGTTTTGCGGCCTTTTAGATATGATTGATATAACAAACGAAAAGCAATATGAAATGGATATTCTGCAGTTAAACAGGACACTTGAGGAGCGTGTAAATGAGGAAATACGAAAACGCTCAGAGCAGGAACTGCTTTTAGTGCAGCAGTCTAAGATGGCTGCAATGGGTGAGATGATAGGTGCAATTGCTCACCAGTGGAGACAGCCGCTTAATGTTATATCCCTCATAATGTATGATCTTCAGGATGCCTTTGCAGATGGCAAACTTGACTCTGACTATATGAATAAGTCAGTGGATGACTCTGTGAATCAGATAGATTTTATGTCAAAAGCAATTGAAGCTTTCAGGAATTTTCTGAAGCCATCTAAGAAAAAAGAACTTTTCAATCTCGTCCAGTCAATCAATGATACTCTCCTGCTTTTTGGAGCTATGCTAAGCACCGTTGGAATAACAGTGAATCTGAATTTTAATGAAGACGACATAATGGAGGCCGAGGGATTTGCTAACGAGTTTAAGCAGGTGATTTTTAATATAATCAATAACGCCCGTGATGCGATAGAAGGAAATCGTGCTACTACAAACGTCCGCACAAGGGGCAGGATAGATATAACCGGTTGGCGCACAGAGGACAGGGTTATCGTGGAAATAAGCGACAACGGGGGCGGCATCTCACCTGAGGCGTGTTGTAAAGTGTTTGACGCTTACTTCACAACAAAAGAAGACAAAAAGGGTACTGGCATAGGCATGTACATGTCTAAGACAATAATAGAAAGAAATATGGGCGGTAAGCTAACTGCTTCAAACAGAGGGGACGGAGCCGTCTTTACAATAGAATTAAACGC
This genomic interval from Nitrospirota bacterium contains the following:
- a CDS encoding response regulator; amino-acid sequence: MFNNSGILDELCVLYVEDEAAVRLNVGESLMRLCRNLYLASNGKEGLDIYVAYRPDIVITDIRMPKMNGLAMAREIKKHNPKTQIIITTAFSDTDMLIESIELGVNQYVIKPINAEKLLEKLILCAKAVWTDRAFKESHDLFKKLSEGSAFGVALHREKFLYVNPAMQSITGYKPSELLNMCLWDVMGQRWKQGIKEQMFWRLKGVKMPLEYTEMELISKDGKTKWIKLLTDTVEYRGGFCGLLDMIDITNEKQYEMDILQLNRTLEERVNEEIRKRSEQELLLVQQSKMAAMGEMIGAIAHQWRQPLNVISLIMYDLQDAFADGKLDSDYMNKSVDDSVNQIDFMSKAIEAFRNFLKPSKKKELFNLVQSINDTLLLFGAMLSTVGITVNLNFNEDDIMEAEGFANEFKQVIFNIINNARDAIEGNRATTNVRTRGRIDITGWRTEDRVIVEISDNGGGISPEACCKVFDAYFTTKEDKKGTGIGMYMSKTIIERNMGGKLTASNRGDGAVFTIELNASQDGSAG